GCCACCTGCTCCAGGTTATGCGTGGTCTCCTGCGTAAGATCCAGAAAGTCTTCATTTATCATACCTGCGACACCATTTACAGCTCCGTAAACCTTTGTGACCTGTGGAAACTTTCTGGACTCCAGCACTACTCCGACCAGCGATTGGTTTATTACGGCGGTCGGACCTCCTCCCTGTGCGACAACAACTTTGCCTTCAAGCTTCATTTAATCACCCCACTCAATATTTTTATCTTATTATACCATATTTTAACATATAATGTTATATAAGGATAAACAATATTCAGTAATTCAGGTTTGCAATATTTACGTTTAGCGGATGCCCCGTTTGCCAAGCTTCAAATTACGAATTTAAGATTCAGGAGTCTTTTTTATGAATAATGGAAAAAATTTATATGATAGGGACATGGCTGTAAGATATGCCCTTGCATACGCTTATGTGCCTAATCCCGCCTACCTGCATTTCGCTTCATACGGAGATGGAGGCGGCGATTGCACGAACTTTATATCCCAGTGCCTGGCTGCCGGTGGCGCCCCGTTCGATTACATGCCTGACTATCCCTGGTGGTACAGAAGCAACGGCTCAATTAATGTATCGGATGATAAATGGTCGCTTTCATGGGCTGTGGCAAACTCCTTATACTGGTGCCTTAAAATCCGTGGAAAGAAAAATATAAAAGGCCTTAAAGGTATTGAAATATCGGATGTAAATTCGCTCCAATCAGGCGACATAATCCAGTATGAAAATGCCAGGGGAAACATATATCACTCTGCGATAATCACGGGATTTATAAAAGACGTCTCGGGCCAAAACGCCCCCCTCATAACCCAGCATACGTATAATGCGGCAAATATATATTATATAAAGCCTGCGGCGCACAGGGCCCATTTTATGAAAATAATCGTGGACTGACTTCTTCATCTGTTCTTCGATTCGCAATATGAGTTTATGTTATTTATGCCTGATTTCAAATTACGAATTGAAGTTTATCTGTTAAAACCGGTTGCAAAATAAAAAGGGCGCATGTAAACCTAAGTTTAAAGCACCCGGTTTTTTTATATTTTGAAGTTGTTTGTAATGTTCATCAGTGTTTGGGATATCCCGTCGAGTTCCGTTGCCATGGAGTTCATCTCTTGGGCGGATGCTGCCTGCTCCTCCACCGACGCGCTGATTTCCTCAGTAGATGCGGCGGTTTCCTCAGAAATCGATGCGATCTCCTCAATGGTTTTTACTATTTCATCTTTGCCTTTGCCTAAATTATCCAGTGCGGCATTCAGCTTTTCGACCTTCCCTCCGACGGAATCCATCGAACCTTTTATATTGTTGAACGCGTCCATCGTATTGTCTATAAGGACAACCTGCTGTTCCATTATATCCATTATGATTTTTGCAGTATCGACGGAATCCTTCGTTCTGTTGTTTACGTTCTTTATTATGAGCCGTATATCGTTTGCCGCTTTTTTTGATTCATCGGCAAGCTTTCTTACCTCTTCCGCCACAACGGCAAAACCCTTTCCGGCTTCGCCCGCCCTGGCAGCTTCTATAGCGGCATTCAGCGAGAGCAGATTGGTCCTGTCGGCTATCCTTCTTATGGCCTTCAATATCTCCTCTATTTCTCCGGTATTCTGTGTCAAGGCTGATATAGAGCCTGATATCTTCTGGATTATGCCTACGCTGCTCCTTGACTTCTCCTTCAGTTCCTGTATCGATTTTGTCCCTGTGCTTACCCTTGCAGAGGCTTCATTAGATGCTTCGTTTACTTCATCTGAAAACTTTACTATCGATTCCACATCATTGCCGAAGTTTTCGGCCGTTTCCATGGCTTTGGAGGCCTCCTTGGCCTGATCGCCCGTACCTGATGCGATTTCCTCGACGGCCTTTGACACCTCGGAAGATGCCGATGCAAGCTGTTCGCTGCTCTGCCCTACGGTTTTTGCCGCTTCATTCGTCTCTTTTACGCTGTCCTTGACTCTTTTGATCAATACCCTTAAATTTGCGGTCATGTTGTTAAAGCTTTTTGAAAGCGCACCGAACTCATCCCTTGAATGGCTGTTTACGCTTACGCTTATGTCACCATTTTCGACCTTTGCAAGGGAATTCGTAACGTCCTTTAGAGGCGACGAGATTATCAGCGTGATTATCGCGCATACTATAATCGCAAGTATCAGACAGAGTATGCTTATTATAAAGATCACGCTTACAAGCTTGTCCGCAGAAAGGGTAAGTTCCTTCTCCGGAACAACCGCAATATATCTCCAATCCGTTTTTTTGGATGTCGTATATACCGCAAACATCTTTTTATTCTTTTCGGTATATGTATAATCCCCATTTTGGCCTGACAGCGCCTTTCCTACGCCCGGGCTGCTTTTTATATTTTTACCCATCAGGCTCGCATTCGGATGGGCTACTACATATCCGTCCTTGTCCACGATGAACATGTAACCGTTGTTGCCTATTTTTTCATTGTTGATCGCATCGCATATTACCGATGGATTGATATTAAGCGTCAATATGCCGAGAGCCTGATTGGTGCTCATGTTTTTGAGATATCTTACATAGCTTATTACAGTATCGCCGCTCTGGCTGACGCTCATATCGTCGGCATGTGGGGGAAGCCACAAACCTGCGCCGTTTAACTTTACCGCATCTTTATAGTAATCTTTATTTTTAACATCGGCAATCTGATCGGCACTCCCTACGTCCGGCTGCCCTATCGATATCCCGTCAGGATTTATTACCCTTATGCTTTTCATATAAAAGCATGCACTTGTTATATTGCCTAACGACCTAGCTACATTAGTTTTTGCGTTGTACAAATCATATTCGCTGGTATATTTTTGCGACAGTTTATCGCTTATATCCGTATTCGAAAAAACCTGCATGGAATAAACATCCACGGTGCTTGCAATAAAATCTACATAATTTTTATTCTGGCTGAGGATGCTCCTGCTCGATGATATAAACTGGCTTCTCACATCGTTTTTGTTGATCAATGAAGTAATTATTCCAACCAGCAGCAATGTGACTATCAAAATAGCACCGAAGGATAATGTCAGCTTCCCCAGTATGCTGTTTTTAAACCTCAAATCCTTTATACCCTTTTTTAACTTTTTAAAATAGTACCGTACATCCACCGCCTGGCCTATACTTTTAGAAGTTGACGCATCATCCTTTCCTTTATTAAGCTTTCCCCTTATCTTTCCAGACTTAAACCACATTTTCATAACACCAATCCACCCGCTTACTTTAGTATTTTATAAAACCTCGCTTTTTTATCTATTGCTTTTTTTAAATAATTCCGCAATATAATAATTTGTCGAAATATTTTATAAAAAAATAAGGGGTGTCGATGAAACTTGTCATAATTTTTTTGAGCAGCCACACTTTTAGGCAACTGCCGCCCGTATTTTTACTTTGATAACCTTTCCCTGGTGTAAGGCGGATAGATAATACCATTTTCGGTGATTATCGCAGTTATATATTTTGCTTTTGTCACATCGAAGCATGGGTTATACACTTTTGCATTCAAAGGGGCGGTAGGTTTTCCGAATCCGTTTATTATTTCATTGGCCGGCCGCTGTTCGATTATTATATCATCGCCCGTTTCGATCGAGATGTCTATAGACGGTGTGGGAGCGCAAACATAAAACGGTATGTTGTATTCCTTTGCAAGTATGGCAACTCCTGACGTGCCTATTTTGTTTGCGGTATCTCCGTTTGATGCTATCCTGTCGCAGCCTACCAGCACCGCATTTATTTTCCCCTGGTGCATAACCGTCGAAGCCATATCATCGCATATCAGCGTCACATCTACATTTGAGCGCATAAGCTCCCACACCGTAAGCCTTGAGCCTTGGAGGAGCGGCCTGGTTTCATCCGCAAAAACTTTAAAATCATATCCCCTTTCGTACCCGATATAAATAGGTGAAAGCGCAGTCCCGTATTTCGATGTTGCAAGGCTTCCGGCATTGCAATGGGTTAAAATGCCCATGCCCGGCTTTAAAAGCGTAAGCCCGTATTCACCTATCCTCCTGCACACATCTTCATCCTCGTTTCTTATTTTTTCGGCTTCATCCAATAACGCCCTTTTGATTTCATCTATCCCCTTGCCTTTTTCCAAAAGGGTTCTTTTTTTCATCCTGCCAAGGGCCCATGACAAGTTCACGGCAGTTGGACGCGATGATGAAAGATAATCGCATTTTTTATTTAAAATATCGTAGAATTCATCAAATGTTTTGTTTTTGACATCCTTCACAGAAATATAAAGGCCCATTGCAGCCGCAATTCCTATCGCAGGTGCGCCTCTTACTTTAAGTTTTTTAATGGCGTCCCATACATCTTCTATCTTTTCTATTTCAATATAGCGCTCTTCACCCGGCAGCAGTGTCTGATCCAGCAGTACCAGCTTATCCTTACTTTCATTTAAACCTACAGGGCAAATATATTCCATAATTCCACCTCTTCAATCAAATTTTTATACATGGTGCATTCATATGCTCTCCAAATTATATTGTAATATTTTTATTGCCACATGAAAATACTATATTAAGCAACTATTTGCTCTGCATATCGATTCATCGGAATTAAGTTCAAAAGTGTATATATATTATTTGAATATAAAATAAGGTGGAGACAGGTGATGTACTACGATAAAAAAACTTAAGACTAAAAAGGCAGAACCGGCTAAAGAACCTGTACAGGAAAGAGTTACTGAAAAAGATGAAAAAAACGTGGACGATGATGAAAATAAACTCTCAAATCACCCTTTTGAAGATAATATAAATAAAATCAAAAAAATGTTGAAGGATTGCCCTGATATAATAATGCGCAAAGTAAATTTGGATGAAAACAAATCGGGCTTCTTTATATATATAGACGGCATGGTAAACATCGATCTTATACAGAGGGACTTTGTAGCCCCCTTGCTTTGCCTGAGCTTTGAGAAAATGCAGGATGAAGAAACCCTCAGAAATCTTCCCGTTACTGACCTGCGCTTTACGGATGATTTAAGCATATTGATAGAAAATGTGCTTTTGGGAAGCACCGTATTTATAGGGGAAGGGCTATCAAGAGCCATAATATGCGGCCTTATATCCTTCGATAAACGCAACATACAGGAACCTATAACGGAGAAAAATGTAAAAGGTTCCCACGAAGGCTTCGTTGAAAGCATAAAGACGAACATGACCATATTGAGAAGGCATGTGAGGAACACAAACCTCAAATTTAAAATGTTTACTATAGGTAAATCAACAAACCAGATGTGCGCTGTCGCTTATATCGAAGGCATCGCAAACCCGGACCTTTTAAAAACGCTTTGCGAGAAGATCGGAGACTTGAATTTTGACGGTTTTATCGGTGTGGGTTATATAGAACAGTTTATAAATGATCACCCAAACTCCCCGTTTCCTCAGTATCAGGCTACCGAGAGGCCCGATAAAACAACTGCTTCCCTTCTGGAAGGCAGGTTTGCGATAATGCTTGACGGTACTCCTGTTGTAAGCATAGTGCCCACAACTTTTTTTTCATTTTTCAGAGCCGTGGACGACTTCAACAGCAACTGGATATTCGGCACATTCATAGGTTCGGTCAGAATTTTCGCCGCCTTGATTGCCATATTTTTACCAGGCTTATATATATCCATACTATCCTACCATTATTATACCGTCCCTTTAAGCCTTTTGATCCCCCTTGCAGAATCGAGGTCAAGGGTGCCCTTTCCCCCTCTTATAGAAGCGCTTTTGATGGAACTTACCCTTGAGCTTTTGCGTGAGTCTACCGTAAGGCTGCCGACATTCGTAGGCAATTCCATAGGTGTAGTCGGGGGTATCATAATAGGTCAGGCGGCGGTTGAGGCAGGCCTTGTAAGCAACCTTATGGTAATCGTCGTCGCCATTACCGCAATTGCAAG
This DNA window, taken from Clostridiales bacterium, encodes the following:
- a CDS encoding amidase domain-containing protein, whose product is MNNGKNLYDRDMAVRYALAYAYVPNPAYLHFASYGDGGGDCTNFISQCLAAGGAPFDYMPDYPWWYRSNGSINVSDDKWSLSWAVANSLYWCLKIRGKKNIKGLKGIEISDVNSLQSGDIIQYENARGNIYHSAIITGFIKDVSGQNAPLITQHTYNAANIYYIKPAAHRAHFMKIIVD
- the mtnA gene encoding S-methyl-5-thioribose-1-phosphate isomerase, with product MEYICPVGLNESKDKLVLLDQTLLPGEERYIEIEKIEDVWDAIKKLKVRGAPAIGIAAAMGLYISVKDVKNKTFDEFYDILNKKCDYLSSSRPTAVNLSWALGRMKKRTLLEKGKGIDEIKRALLDEAEKIRNEDEDVCRRIGEYGLTLLKPGMGILTHCNAGSLATSKYGTALSPIYIGYERGYDFKVFADETRPLLQGSRLTVWELMRSNVDVTLICDDMASTVMHQGKINAVLVGCDRIASNGDTANKIGTSGVAILAKEYNIPFYVCAPTPSIDISIETGDDIIIEQRPANEIINGFGKPTAPLNAKVYNPCFDVTKAKYITAIITENGIIYPPYTRERLSK
- a CDS encoding spore germination protein — its product is MDDDENKLSNHPFEDNINKIKKMLKDCPDIIMRKVNLDENKSGFFIYIDGMVNIDLIQRDFVAPLLCLSFEKMQDEETLRNLPVTDLRFTDDLSILIENVLLGSTVFIGEGLSRAIICGLISFDKRNIQEPITEKNVKGSHEGFVESIKTNMTILRRHVRNTNLKFKMFTIGKSTNQMCAVAYIEGIANPDLLKTLCEKIGDLNFDGFIGVGYIEQFINDHPNSPFPQYQATERPDKTTASLLEGRFAIMLDGTPVVSIVPTTFFSFFRAVDDFNSNWIFGTFIGSVRIFAALIAIFLPGLYISILSYHYYTVPLSLLIPLAESRSRVPFPPLIEALLMELTLELLRESTVRLPTFVGNSIGVVGGIIIGQAAVEAGLVSNLMVIVVAITAIASFVVPNSDMGLAIRVLRFIVMLLSAAFGAIGIEVTATTIMAHLVTLESLGQPYFQPLIPLKPKDFKDAVIRLHLQTMRKRPDVAQPVDKKRGSGGN
- a CDS encoding methyl-accepting chemotaxis protein, translating into MKMWFKSGKIRGKLNKGKDDASTSKSIGQAVDVRYYFKKLKKGIKDLRFKNSILGKLTLSFGAILIVTLLLVGIITSLINKNDVRSQFISSSRSILSQNKNYVDFIASTVDVYSMQVFSNTDISDKLSQKYTSEYDLYNAKTNVARSLGNITSACFYMKSIRVINPDGISIGQPDVGSADQIADVKNKDYYKDAVKLNGAGLWLPPHADDMSVSQSGDTVISYVRYLKNMSTNQALGILTLNINPSVICDAINNEKIGNNGYMFIVDKDGYVVAHPNASLMGKNIKSSPGVGKALSGQNGDYTYTEKNKKMFAVYTTSKKTDWRYIAVVPEKELTLSADKLVSVIFIISILCLILAIIVCAIITLIISSPLKDVTNSLAKVENGDISVSVNSHSRDEFGALSKSFNNMTANLRVLIKRVKDSVKETNEAAKTVGQSSEQLASASSEVSKAVEEIASGTGDQAKEASKAMETAENFGNDVESIVKFSDEVNEASNEASARVSTGTKSIQELKEKSRSSVGIIQKISGSISALTQNTGEIEEILKAIRRIADRTNLLSLNAAIEAARAGEAGKGFAVVAEEVRKLADESKKAANDIRLIIKNVNNRTKDSVDTAKIIMDIMEQQVVLIDNTMDAFNNIKGSMDSVGGKVEKLNAALDNLGKGKDEIVKTIEEIASISEETAASTEEISASVEEQAASAQEMNSMATELDGISQTLMNITNNFKI